A stretch of the Bartonella henselae str. Houston-1 genome encodes the following:
- the rlmN gene encoding 23S rRNA (adenine(2503)-C(2))-methyltransferase RlmN, producing MAVSYDLRPIGTCPVRESDNIIVKERSKLSLIGLSQDEMAEALKAIGIPERQTRMRVRQLWHWLYVRGVSNFDEMLNISKPMQEIFKKHFSIARPEIAGEQISKDGTRKWLLRFPPRGAGRPVEIETVYIPEEGRGTLCLSSQVGCTLTCSFCYTGTQVLVRNLTAEEILAQLLVARDCLGDFPDRNTPDGAIVPVEGRKITNIVMMGMGEPLYNFEAVKKALLIASDGNGLSLSKRRITLSTSGVVPGMIRTGEEIGVMLAISLHAVNDTLRDMLVPINKKYPLALLMDACRQYPGLSNAKRITFEYVMLKDVNDSLDDAKRLVQLLKGIPAKINLIPFNPWPGSNYQCSDWEQIERFADVVNQAGYASPIRIPRGRDILAACGQLKSASERLRKSERLHLEHIVNS from the coding sequence ATGGCCGTTTCATATGATCTTAGACCAATTGGTACATGTCCTGTACGAGAGTCAGATAATATTATCGTGAAAGAGAGATCTAAACTCTCTTTAATTGGCTTATCGCAGGATGAAATGGCGGAAGCTTTAAAGGCAATAGGTATTCCAGAACGTCAAACGCGTATGCGCGTACGTCAACTTTGGCATTGGCTTTATGTACGTGGTGTTTCAAATTTTGATGAAATGCTCAATATTTCTAAACCGATGCAGGAAATATTTAAAAAACATTTTTCTATTGCGCGCCCGGAAATTGCTGGAGAACAAATATCAAAAGATGGTACGCGTAAATGGCTTTTACGTTTTCCACCACGCGGTGCTGGAAGGCCTGTTGAAATTGAAACTGTTTATATTCCTGAAGAAGGGCGTGGCACTTTATGTCTTTCATCGCAAGTAGGGTGTACTTTAACTTGTTCTTTTTGTTATACGGGAACGCAGGTACTTGTTCGCAATCTCACAGCGGAAGAAATTTTGGCGCAATTATTGGTTGCGCGTGATTGTTTGGGTGATTTTCCTGATAGGAATACCCCTGATGGTGCAATTGTTCCAGTGGAAGGACGCAAAATCACCAATATTGTTATGATGGGGATGGGAGAACCACTTTATAATTTTGAAGCGGTGAAAAAAGCTTTATTAATCGCTTCTGATGGGAATGGACTTTCTTTATCGAAACGTCGGATTACCCTTTCAACCAGTGGAGTTGTTCCTGGAATGATCCGAACCGGAGAAGAAATAGGGGTTATGTTGGCAATTTCACTCCATGCTGTGAATGATACGTTACGAGATATGCTTGTTCCAATCAATAAGAAATACCCACTTGCACTGTTAATGGATGCTTGCCGTCAATATCCTGGTCTTTCCAATGCTAAGCGAATTACATTTGAATATGTAATGCTAAAAGATGTAAACGACAGTTTGGATGACGCCAAGCGGTTGGTGCAGTTACTGAAAGGTATTCCTGCGAAGATAAACTTGATCCCTTTTAATCCATGGCCGGGGAGTAATTATCAATGTTCTGATTGGGAACAAATCGAGCGTTTTGCTGATGTGGTTAATCAAGCAGGCTATGCTTCACCTATCCGCATACCCCGTGGACGGGATATTTTAGCGGCATGTGGTCAACTTAAATCTGCTTCAGAACGGTTACGAAAGTCTGAACGTTTGCATTTGGAACATATAGTTAATAGTTAA
- a CDS encoding LysE family translocator has protein sequence MSFLPEWHIIIQFSLASLVLALIPGPDIMLSVGRTIVQNKKAGIMCACGSATGFAIQVVAVALGLSVLIFTSPRIFFVLKIVGAFYLLWLAIQTLYKPSTLSFKKTSPKNQSLKRNYFTAIVINLLNPKVLLFNMTFLPQFINANDPMVTQKLLILGLSYIPISFPINISIVFMAHKFSKGIKQNPSYLRFLDWLISGIFTSFALSILIDEY, from the coding sequence ATGTCATTTCTTCCTGAATGGCACATTATTATACAATTTTCCTTAGCATCATTGGTTCTGGCCCTCATTCCAGGACCTGATATTATGCTATCAGTAGGACGTACTATTGTACAAAATAAAAAAGCTGGAATTATGTGTGCTTGTGGAAGTGCAACGGGTTTTGCTATTCAGGTCGTTGCTGTAGCTCTTGGCCTATCAGTACTTATTTTTACCTCGCCACGCATTTTTTTTGTTCTCAAAATTGTGGGAGCCTTTTACCTTTTGTGGCTTGCTATTCAAACGTTGTATAAACCTTCAACATTATCTTTCAAAAAAACATCCCCAAAAAACCAAAGCCTCAAACGTAATTATTTTACTGCTATTGTAATTAATCTCTTAAACCCTAAAGTCCTTCTTTTTAACATGACTTTCTTACCACAATTTATTAATGCAAATGACCCTATGGTCACACAAAAACTCCTTATTTTAGGTCTTTCTTATATTCCTATTTCTTTTCCTATTAACATTTCTATAGTTTTTATGGCTCATAAATTCTCTAAAGGAATAAAACAAAACCCTTCTTATCTTCGTTTTCTTGACTGGCTTATCTCAGGCATTTTCACCAGTTTTGCTCTCAGTATCCTTATTGATGAATATTGA
- a CDS encoding lysine--tRNA ligase translates to MMRDQSDALSLTPELKNAAVQSRAWPFEEARKIIKRYEKTGYPERVIFETGYGPSGLPHIGTFGEVARTTMVRHAFQILTENKVKTKLLCFSDDMDGLRKVPDNVPDREKVESYLGQPLSRIPDPFGDMYPSFGAANNARLRAFLDRFGFDYEFASATDYYSSGRFDETLLKILDCYDKVMAIVLPTLGEERRATYSLFLPISPFSGKVLQVPMIARNVEKGTVTYIEPETGETIETEVTGGKVKCQWKVDWAMRWTALGVDYEMAGKDLIDSTNLSSKICKVLGGKPPEGFNYELFLDEMGQKISKSKGNGLTIDEWLTYAPTESLGLYMFAKPKTAKRLYFDVIPKAVDEYYAHLSAYGRQKWQDRLNNPVWHIHNGCPPQGDLPVSFAMLLNLVSASNAENKEVLWGFISRYAKEANAQTYPELDQLVQFAIKYFDVFVKPNKKFRAADDSERATLAQIDAKLASLPETADGNTIQNALLDVARLTERYQDHNKKSPEGGPGVSNVFFQMLYEVLLGQERGPRLGSFIALYGINEMRALIAEALARPMGE, encoded by the coding sequence ATGATGCGTGATCAGAGTGACGCCCTTAGCCTTACGCCAGAATTAAAAAATGCAGCTGTTCAATCGAGAGCTTGGCCATTTGAAGAAGCACGTAAGATTATCAAACGGTATGAAAAAACAGGTTATCCAGAGCGTGTAATATTTGAAACAGGCTATGGACCTTCTGGTTTACCGCATATTGGCACTTTTGGGGAAGTAGCACGTACAACCATGGTGCGTCATGCATTTCAGATTCTTACTGAGAATAAAGTGAAAACAAAACTGCTTTGTTTTTCTGATGATATGGATGGTTTGCGCAAGGTTCCTGATAATGTACCAGATCGTGAGAAGGTGGAAAGCTATCTTGGTCAACCGCTTAGCCGCATACCAGATCCTTTTGGCGATATGTATCCTTCTTTTGGAGCGGCGAATAATGCGCGTTTGCGCGCTTTTCTTGATCGTTTTGGTTTTGATTATGAATTTGCCAGTGCTACCGATTATTATAGTTCCGGTCGTTTTGATGAAACACTCTTAAAAATACTTGACTGTTATGACAAGGTGATGGCAATTGTTTTGCCAACATTGGGTGAAGAACGGCGTGCTACCTATTCACTTTTTTTACCGATTTCTCCATTTTCTGGCAAAGTTTTACAGGTGCCGATGATTGCTCGTAATGTTGAAAAAGGTACTGTCACCTATATTGAACCTGAAACAGGAGAAACCATTGAAACGGAGGTGACAGGGGGAAAAGTTAAATGTCAATGGAAGGTAGATTGGGCAATGCGCTGGACAGCGCTTGGTGTTGATTATGAAATGGCGGGAAAAGATCTTATAGATTCCACAAATCTTTCTTCTAAAATTTGCAAAGTACTTGGTGGAAAGCCACCAGAAGGATTTAACTATGAGCTGTTTTTAGATGAGATGGGGCAGAAAATTTCCAAATCCAAAGGAAATGGCTTAACCATTGATGAGTGGTTAACATATGCTCCCACAGAAAGTCTTGGGCTTTATATGTTTGCAAAGCCCAAAACAGCAAAACGACTTTATTTTGATGTTATTCCAAAAGCCGTTGATGAATATTATGCGCATCTTTCAGCTTATGGTCGCCAAAAATGGCAAGATCGACTTAACAATCCTGTATGGCATATTCATAATGGTTGTCCTCCACAGGGTGATTTACCTGTATCCTTTGCCATGCTTTTAAATTTGGTCAGTGCTTCAAATGCAGAAAATAAAGAGGTTCTTTGGGGTTTTATTTCTCGTTATGCTAAGGAAGCCAATGCACAAACTTATCCGGAACTTGATCAGTTGGTGCAATTTGCTATTAAATATTTTGATGTTTTTGTTAAACCAAATAAAAAATTTCGAGCAGCAGATGACAGTGAGCGGGCAACATTAGCGCAAATTGATGCAAAATTAGCCAGTTTGCCGGAAACTGCCGATGGAAACACGATTCAAAATGCGCTTCTTGATGTTGCACGTTTAACGGAACGTTATCAAGATCATAACAAAAAGAGTCCTGAAGGGGGGCCAGGGGTTTCAAATGTTTTTTTTCAAATGCTCTATGAAGTGCTTTTAGGGCAGGAGAGGGGACCAAGATTAGGGTCATTTATTGCTTTGTATGGAATTAATGAAATGCGGGCACTGATTGCTGAAGCTCTGGCGCGACCTATGGGGGAATAA
- a CDS encoding peptide chain release factor 3 — protein sequence MEKRAQEVKRRRTFAIIAHPDAGKTTLTEKLLLFGGAIQLAGEVKAKKDRIQTRSDWMHIERDRGISVVTSVMTFEYEDHIFNLLDTPGHEDFADDTYRTLTAVDSAIMVLDGARGIEPRTLKLFEVCRMRDIPIVTFVNKMDREARDPIELLDEIEEKLALDTAPITWPIGTGKDFVGTFDLHHNRFRQKDDEVTQQAVSGPDEVVNLLPENERLSFIEGVELARSACKNFDFQAFQEGHMTPVYFGSALRNFGVRDLINALVAFGPSPRDQGADQRTVRATESQMTGFVFKIQANMDPNHRDRIAFFRVCSGTLERGMKTKLVRTGKSMTLSAPQFFFARSRQIADQAYAGDIVGIPNHGTLRIGDTLTEGENILFKGVPNFAPEILRRVCLGDPMKAKKLKEALHQMAEEGVVQLFIPDDGSPSLIGVIGALQIDVLKERLKIEYGLPVSFEPARFNICRWISAQSKDEMQKFLTNHYSAIAHDLEGDPVFLAENHFSLNYEAERAPKIKFAAFKDYQIRSE from the coding sequence ATGGAAAAGAGAGCGCAAGAAGTAAAGCGACGTCGCACATTTGCGATTATAGCACATCCAGATGCGGGAAAAACAACACTAACGGAAAAGCTTTTGTTATTTGGTGGAGCTATTCAGCTTGCTGGTGAGGTAAAAGCAAAAAAAGATCGTATTCAAACCCGTTCTGATTGGATGCATATTGAACGGGACCGTGGTATTTCGGTTGTGACATCGGTGATGACATTTGAATATGAAGATCATATCTTTAATTTGCTAGATACTCCAGGCCATGAAGATTTTGCTGATGATACCTATCGCACTCTCACAGCTGTTGATAGTGCTATCATGGTGTTAGATGGTGCACGCGGAATTGAACCTAGGACACTGAAATTGTTTGAAGTATGTCGGATGCGGGATATTCCTATTGTTACTTTTGTCAACAAAATGGATCGTGAGGCACGTGATCCTATAGAACTTTTAGATGAAATTGAAGAAAAACTTGCTCTTGATACTGCACCAATAACTTGGCCGATTGGTACAGGTAAAGATTTTGTTGGAACATTTGATCTTCATCATAATCGTTTTCGTCAAAAAGATGATGAGGTGACACAACAAGCGGTTTCGGGGCCGGATGAAGTGGTAAACTTGCTTCCTGAAAATGAACGCTTATCTTTTATAGAAGGCGTAGAGCTTGCGCGAAGTGCCTGCAAAAACTTTGATTTTCAAGCTTTTCAAGAAGGACATATGACACCGGTTTATTTCGGTTCAGCTTTAAGAAATTTTGGTGTTCGTGATTTGATCAATGCATTGGTTGCTTTTGGTCCAAGTCCTCGTGATCAAGGTGCAGATCAACGTACTGTAAGAGCCACGGAATCTCAAATGACGGGGTTTGTATTTAAAATTCAAGCGAATATGGACCCTAATCACCGTGATCGTATTGCATTTTTTCGGGTGTGTTCGGGAACGCTTGAACGTGGCATGAAGACAAAGTTGGTACGAACAGGAAAATCGATGACACTTTCGGCACCACAATTTTTCTTTGCGCGTTCACGCCAAATTGCTGATCAAGCCTATGCCGGTGATATTGTAGGGATTCCTAATCATGGAACGTTGCGTATTGGTGATACCTTGACAGAAGGAGAAAATATCCTTTTTAAGGGAGTGCCTAATTTTGCACCAGAAATTTTACGTCGTGTTTGTTTAGGTGATCCGATGAAAGCAAAAAAACTGAAAGAAGCTTTGCACCAAATGGCTGAAGAAGGGGTCGTGCAATTATTTATTCCTGATGATGGTTCTCCTTCTCTCATAGGTGTGATTGGTGCTTTGCAGATTGATGTTTTAAAGGAACGACTTAAGATAGAATACGGGTTGCCGGTGAGTTTTGAACCAGCACGCTTTAATATATGCCGTTGGATTTCAGCACAAAGTAAAGATGAAATGCAAAAATTTCTCACCAATCACTATTCTGCCATTGCTCATGACCTAGAAGGTGATCCAGTTTTTTTAGCAGAAAACCATTTTTCATTGAACTATGAAGCAGAACGAGCGCCGAAGATAAAATTTGCGGCTTTTAAGGATTATCAGATACGTTCTGAATAA
- the trxA gene encoding thioredoxin encodes MSCIKVDKSNFESEVLTSSTPVVVDFWAEWCGPCKMIAPILDEISMEMQNQVKIAKVNIDENPELATQYGVRSIPTLLMFKDGNIASNMVGAASKGRVSEWIKEGLR; translated from the coding sequence ATGAGCTGTATAAAAGTTGATAAGAGCAATTTTGAAAGTGAAGTTTTGACTTCTTCTACCCCTGTTGTGGTTGATTTTTGGGCAGAATGGTGTGGTCCTTGTAAAATGATTGCTCCGATTTTAGATGAAATTTCAATGGAAATGCAAAATCAAGTCAAAATTGCCAAAGTGAATATTGATGAAAATCCGGAACTGGCTACCCAATATGGAGTGCGCTCAATTCCTACCTTATTGATGTTCAAAGATGGAAATATTGCATCAAATATGGTTGGCGCTGCTTCTAAAGGACGTGTTTCTGAATGGATTAAAGAGGGGCTTCGTTAA
- the addA gene encoding double-strand break repair helicase AddA, with amino-acid sequence MTLFSIPEAALDAQATATHPKTNVWVSANAGSGKTHVLSERVIRLLLNGTPPARILCLTYTKAAAAVMQSRIFRTLSSWNELDDTQLQQTLSQLENKPITAQKLTYARQLFARALETPGGLKIQTIHAFCESLLHHFMLEANIAGHFELVDDISRKKLLQEARRQLLEHESAQSALKQLLKVISEHTFNQLLYEATEKQHKLSDFLTSVLSENGEKKLHALFQLAPDDTNEQLLEKIQQTARLPLYALTHCQTYGNKSLKEMIAKFSQLEEACDEENIIDIISNIYFKMKGEPRNFSRLSCKKSDEIWPFIQQTIEDKQSKLSLLLEKYQCSKIATLNKAAFQLCARYLKIYANLKKANGFLDFNDLIERTLHLLKRQGASQWVHYKLDNGLDHILLDEAQDTNPEQWQIIQLLAQEFFTGHSQRTNIRTLFAVGDEKQSIYSFQGAAPENFAENGRMIQKKVQQVNQKFEKIQLNYSFRSTPDVLKSVDLVFEKPENYKGLSAENTKTVHEAIRAHSPGEVILWDAISKEKSEFPDAWHLSVDHLDTPETRLAEKIAETIANWLHNGEMLPAKGRLMRASDIMVLVRKRDHFVSALSRALKLRNIPIAGADRLQLTKHMSVRDLMALARFVLQPKDDLSLACVLKSPLFSLSEEELYQLAAHRTGSLWQSLCMHASHVSSHASFRDAFENLNHYRTLVDKIPVFEFYSYILNNDKGRQKILARLGSEANDVLDAFMDYTLTLQKTGLPGLQAFLETLSANDPEIKREFDQNHEEVRIMTVHAAKGLEASVVFLVDPGSAIWHSQHAPHLLKTPSSHPQWSDQQAFIWRPNEKFDTKLSQQALSYLKERAEEEYRRLLYVGMTRAEDRLFVCGYSGEKTSPHTWLQLVKNALKPHAFVIDGPAEDIAAWRYCITASSYAPIKQEVPCAEYQTLPSLPTFFSHKVPEEPALPKPLRPSVASLSIEADTEISSNLKYLSLSPVLGETNINRAFSIEYGNIVHRLLQHLPNCPAQKRRDYAQYYLNTKASHWQETQKEKALCHVWQILDHSSLKPLFSDHSRAEVSLMGIVKIRGKEQAISGQIDRLYITENSIIFADFKTGAPPEDEAAIAPHYLLQMALYRKLLQAIHPDKDIQALLVYSKEVKVFKLPPKKLDALLDEIA; translated from the coding sequence ATGACTCTTTTTTCTATTCCTGAAGCAGCCCTTGATGCACAAGCAACGGCAACACATCCAAAAACAAATGTATGGGTTTCTGCAAATGCAGGATCTGGAAAAACCCATGTTTTAAGCGAACGTGTTATTCGTTTGCTTTTAAATGGTACCCCTCCAGCACGTATTTTATGCCTTACTTATACAAAAGCCGCTGCCGCCGTTATGCAATCGCGAATTTTTCGCACACTTTCCAGTTGGAATGAACTAGACGATACACAGCTGCAACAAACTTTATCGCAACTTGAAAATAAACCCATCACTGCGCAAAAACTCACCTATGCGCGTCAACTCTTTGCTCGTGCCTTAGAGACTCCAGGGGGCTTAAAAATTCAAACGATTCATGCATTTTGTGAATCTCTCTTGCATCACTTTATGCTAGAAGCCAATATTGCTGGACATTTCGAACTGGTCGACGATATCAGTCGAAAAAAACTACTCCAAGAAGCACGCCGCCAGCTTTTGGAGCATGAAAGTGCACAGTCTGCTTTAAAACAGTTGCTTAAAGTTATCAGTGAGCACACTTTTAACCAATTACTGTATGAAGCAACTGAAAAACAACATAAACTGTCTGATTTTTTGACTTCTGTTCTTTCTGAAAACGGAGAAAAAAAACTGCATGCGCTCTTTCAGTTAGCGCCTGATGACACAAATGAACAGTTGTTAGAAAAAATTCAACAGACTGCTCGCCTGCCTCTTTATGCTCTTACCCATTGTCAAACCTATGGTAATAAGAGCCTCAAAGAAATGATTGCGAAATTTTCTCAATTAGAAGAGGCCTGTGATGAGGAAAACATCATCGATATTATTTCCAATATTTATTTTAAAATGAAAGGCGAACCACGTAATTTTTCACGCCTATCTTGTAAAAAATCAGATGAAATTTGGCCCTTTATTCAACAAACGATTGAAGACAAACAAAGCAAGCTTTCTCTTCTTTTAGAAAAATATCAATGCTCAAAAATTGCCACACTTAATAAAGCTGCTTTTCAGCTTTGTGCCAGATATCTTAAAATCTACGCAAATCTCAAAAAAGCCAATGGGTTTTTAGATTTTAACGACCTCATTGAACGCACACTCCATTTGTTAAAGCGTCAAGGTGCAAGCCAATGGGTGCACTATAAACTTGATAATGGTCTTGATCATATTTTGCTTGATGAAGCGCAAGATACAAACCCTGAGCAATGGCAAATTATTCAACTTTTGGCACAAGAATTTTTTACAGGTCATAGTCAACGCACAAATATACGCACTCTTTTTGCTGTTGGAGATGAAAAACAATCCATCTATTCTTTTCAAGGCGCTGCTCCGGAAAACTTTGCCGAAAACGGACGAATGATTCAAAAAAAAGTACAGCAGGTGAATCAGAAATTTGAAAAAATACAACTTAATTATTCTTTTCGTTCTACACCGGATGTCCTTAAAAGCGTTGATCTCGTCTTTGAAAAACCCGAAAATTATAAAGGGCTTTCAGCAGAAAATACAAAGACAGTGCACGAAGCTATTCGTGCTCATAGCCCAGGAGAGGTTATTTTATGGGATGCCATTTCCAAAGAAAAAAGTGAATTTCCTGATGCGTGGCATTTAAGCGTTGATCATTTAGACACACCTGAAACACGTTTGGCAGAAAAAATTGCTGAAACCATTGCCAACTGGTTACACAACGGAGAAATGCTTCCAGCAAAAGGACGCCTCATGCGTGCCAGTGACATTATGGTCTTGGTGCGTAAACGTGATCACTTTGTTTCTGCCCTTTCTCGTGCCCTTAAATTACGCAATATTCCCATCGCTGGTGCTGATCGTTTACAACTCACCAAACATATGAGTGTGCGTGATTTAATGGCGCTGGCACGGTTTGTTTTGCAACCAAAAGATGATCTTTCTCTTGCTTGTGTTTTAAAAAGTCCACTTTTTTCGCTTAGCGAAGAGGAACTTTATCAACTTGCAGCGCACCGTACAGGCTCTCTTTGGCAAAGTCTCTGTATGCATGCCTCGCATGTCTCATCACACGCATCTTTTAGAGATGCTTTCGAAAATTTGAATCATTATCGCACTCTTGTGGATAAAATACCGGTTTTCGAATTCTATAGCTATATTTTAAACAATGATAAAGGACGACAAAAAATCCTTGCTCGCTTAGGATCTGAAGCAAATGATGTGCTTGATGCTTTTATGGATTATACACTCACTCTTCAAAAAACGGGTTTACCAGGATTGCAAGCTTTTTTGGAAACATTAAGCGCAAACGATCCAGAAATTAAACGAGAATTTGATCAAAACCATGAAGAAGTTCGTATCATGACTGTACATGCCGCAAAAGGGCTAGAGGCTTCTGTTGTGTTTCTGGTTGATCCAGGAAGTGCTATTTGGCACTCTCAACATGCACCTCATTTGCTTAAAACTCCTTCAAGTCATCCACAATGGAGTGACCAACAAGCGTTTATTTGGCGCCCCAATGAAAAATTTGATACAAAACTCTCTCAACAAGCACTGTCATACTTAAAAGAACGCGCTGAAGAAGAATATAGACGCCTTCTCTATGTAGGAATGACACGCGCTGAAGATCGATTGTTTGTTTGCGGATATAGCGGTGAGAAAACCTCCCCTCATACGTGGCTACAATTGGTAAAGAACGCTCTCAAACCGCATGCGTTTGTTATAGATGGTCCAGCAGAAGATATTGCAGCTTGGCGTTATTGTATTACAGCTTCTTCTTATGCCCCTATAAAGCAAGAAGTACCTTGTGCTGAGTACCAAACACTCCCATCTTTGCCCACTTTTTTCTCCCATAAAGTCCCCGAAGAACCAGCTCTACCCAAACCGTTGAGGCCCTCTGTTGCTAGCCTTTCTATTGAAGCTGATACTGAAATTTCTTCTAATCTAAAATATCTTAGCCTCTCACCTGTCTTAGGAGAAACAAATATCAATAGAGCTTTTTCCATTGAATATGGTAATATTGTTCACCGATTGCTGCAACATTTACCCAATTGTCCCGCTCAAAAACGTCGCGATTATGCCCAATACTATCTCAATACTAAAGCTTCTCATTGGCAGGAAACACAAAAAGAAAAAGCTCTTTGTCATGTTTGGCAAATTTTAGATCATTCCTCTCTCAAACCCCTCTTCTCTGATCATTCGCGTGCTGAAGTCTCCTTAATGGGTATTGTAAAAATTCGTGGAAAAGAGCAAGCAATTTCCGGACAAATTGACCGTCTCTACATCACAGAAAACAGCATCATCTTTGCGGATTTTAAAACGGGAGCCCCACCAGAAGACGAAGCCGCTATTGCACCACACTACTTGTTGCAAATGGCTCTTTACCGAAAATTGCTGCAAGCTATTCATCCCGATAAAGATATTCAAGCTCTTCTTGTCTACAGTAAAGAAGTGAAAGTTTTTAAACTTCCTCCGAAAAAACTTGATGCGCTTCTTGATGAAATTGCTTGA